Proteins encoded within one genomic window of Pristiophorus japonicus isolate sPriJap1 chromosome 11, sPriJap1.hap1, whole genome shotgun sequence:
- the LOC139276242 gene encoding uncharacterized protein has product MGQKKLKHSLLAKLWEKVAEEFNAVAMTLRRDTQVKKKWLNLGQAVSRKVSQINRERSKTGGGSASRLQLTAVEQRIADMIKSRKRRSTTHVNAGPRLSREDVVHQEETEVEAEVEAEHDQEAVSPDILHQHQDEDELDNEGQQEDLNNEMVTLELEPVNSLRTPSPLLSDTTDATFHGVQSEAAGPSGLQQATPEERPRRVGRRAQPEIQDAGDMG; this is encoded by the exons atgggacaaaagaaactgaaacactCTCTACTAGCAAAGCTTTGGGAaaaagttgcagaagagtttaatgcagtggccatgaccctgaGAAGGGAcacgcaggtcaaaaagaagtggctgaaccttggccaagcagtttct aggaaggtgtcacagatcaaccgagaaaggtcaaaaactggaggaggttcagcaagtaggctgcaactaacagccgtggaacagaggatcgctgatatgattaaatctcgcaagagaagatcaaccacccatGTGAACGCTGGGCCCAGGTTATCGAGAGAGG atgttgtgcatcaggaagagacagaagtagaagcagaagtagaagcagagcatgatcaggaagccgtcagtccagatattcttcatcaacatcaggacgaggatgagctggacaatgaagggcagcaggaagacctcaataatgagatggttacattggaattggagccggtgaacTCCCTCAGGacaccaagccctttgctgagcgatacaactgatgcaacatttcatggggtacaatctgaggctgcgggtcccagtggattgCAACAAGCCACACCTGAGGaacggccgaggagggtgggaaggagagctcaacctgaaatacaggatgcaggggacatgggatag